One part of the Solanum dulcamara chromosome 8, daSolDulc1.2, whole genome shotgun sequence genome encodes these proteins:
- the LOC129900999 gene encoding uncharacterized protein At1g03900-like: MSFEEDEESFEHTLLVVREVNVFKIPPRPTSGGYKCGEWLQTDKIWSGRLRVVSCKDRCEIRLEDPNSGELFAACFVPPGQRESSVESVLDSSRYFVLKIEDGRGKHAFIGLGFSERNEAFDFNVALSDYEKYVKRDIEKDGDEAEASSDGHIDIHPAINHRLKEGETIRINVKNKPSSGTGMLSAAVQSKAIAIAPPPSGANKIRSPLPPPPNDPAISRKTSTTASVALKGPNGSSRQSSDPFSNLSQLERSLPSATGSGSSKKTTAAGWAAF, translated from the exons ATGTCgtttgaagaagatgaagaatcCTTCGAGCACACGCTCTTAGTAGTGCGTGAGGTAAACGTCTTCAAAATCCCTCCCCGTCCAACTTCCGGCGGCTACAAATGCGGCGAGTGGCTCCAAACCGACAAGATCTGGTCGGGTCGGCTGCGGGTCGTATCATGTAAGGATCGGTGTGAGATACGATTAGAAGATCCGAATTCCGGCGAGTTGTTCGCAGCTTGTTTCGTGCCGCCGGGACAGAGGGAAAGCTCAGTGGAATCGGTGCTTGATTCGTCGAGGTACTTTGTGTTGAAGATTGAAGATGGTAGAGGTAAACATGCGTTTATAGGTTTAGGGTTTAGCGAAAGGAATGAAGCGTTTGATTTCAATGTAGCGTTATCAGATTATGAGAAGTATGTGAAGAGAGATATTGAGAAGGATGGTGATGAAGCTGAAGCGAGTAGTGATGGTCATATTGATATTCATCCTGCTATTAATCATCGATTAAAG GAAGGTGAAACCATCAGGATAAACGTGAAGAACAAACCATCTAGTGGAACGGGCATGCTTTCTGCTGCTGTTCAATCGAAGGCCATTGCCATTGCGCCACCCCCTAGCGGAGCTAACAAGATCAGGTCTCCTCTCCCACCTCCGCCGAATGATCCAGCTATTTCTCGGAAGACTTCTACCACTGCTAGTGTTGCACTCAAGGGGCCAAATGGAAGCTCAAGGCAATCCAGTGATCCATTTTCCAATCTCTCTCAACTTGAG AGGAGCCTTCCTTCAGCCACTGGATCTGGTTCGAGTAAGAAGACCACAGCAGCTGGATGGgcagcattttga
- the LOC129901208 gene encoding uncharacterized protein LOC129901208, translating into MDSARGWFQKLSSTKKDPMAGDGKPPSAEEASNITKQRVAAAKQYIEKHYKEQMKNLQERKERRILLEQKLADADVSKEDQTNLLKFLEKKETEYMRLQRHKMGADDFELLTMIGKGAFGEVRICREKTTGQVYAMKKLKKSEMLRRGQVEHVKAERNLLAEVDSDCIVKLYYSFQDDDYLYLVMEYLPGGDMMTLLMRKDILTEDEARFYVAETVLAIESIHKHNYIHRDIKPDNLLLDRYGHLKLSDFGLCKPLDCSTLEEKDFSVGDSANGGSKRDSPTAPKRTQQEQLENWQKNRRMLAYSTVGTPDYIAPEVLQKKGYGMECDWWSLGAIMYEMLIGYPPFYSDDPMSTCRKIVNWKNHLKFPEEVKLSREAKDIISKLLCNVTERLGSNGTDEIKVHPWFKGIDWDKIYQIEAAFIPEVNDELDTQNFEKFEESESQSQSASRSGPWRKMLSSKDINFVGYTYKNFKVVNDCQVPGMVELEKTTSKPKKPTIKSLFGDESETSEENS; encoded by the exons ATGGATTCAGCAAGAGGTTGGTTCCAAAAGTTGTCATCAACCAAGAAGGATCCAATGGCCGGTGATGGCAAGCCACCATCAGCCGAAGAGGCTTCCAATATAACAAAGCAAAGGGTTGCTGCAGCAAAGCAATACATCGAGAAACATTACAAGGAGCAGATGAAAAATTTGCAGGAGAGAAAAGAGCG TCGAATTTTACTAGAACAAAAGCTAGCAGACGCCGATGTCTCAAAGGAAGATCAAACTAACCTACTGAAGTTTTTGGAAAAGAAGGAAACTGAATACATGCGACTCCAGAGGCATAAAATGGGAGCTGatgattttgaattattaaCAATGATTGGAAAGGGTGCTTTTGGAGAG GTCAGAATTTGTAGAGAAAAAACAACTGGTCAGGTATATGCAATGAAGAAGCTTAAGAAATCAGAAATGCTTCGTAGAGGACAG GTTGAGCATGTAAAAGCTGAAAGGAATCTTCTCGCGGAGGTGGACAGCGATTGCATTGTGAAACTGTATTATTCATTCCAAGATGACGATTATCTATATCTTGTTATGGAATATCTACCTGGTGGGGATATGATGACACTACTCATGAGGAAGGATATATTAACCGAAGACGAAGCCAGATTTTACGTCGCGGAAACTGTTTTGGCAATTGAATCTATCCATAAACATAACTATATACATAG AGACATTAAGCCTGATAACCTGCTACTCGAtagatatggtcatttaaaaCTGTCAGATTTTGGACTATGTAAGCCTTTAGACTGCAGTACTCTTGAAGAGAAGGATTTCTCAGTTGGGGATAGTGCTAATGGAGGTTCCAAGAGGGATAGCCCTACGGCTCCCAAACGCACTCAGCAAGAGCAGCTAGAAAACTGGCAGAAAAATAGGAGGATGCTT GCCTATTCTACAGTGGGTACACCAGACTATATTGCTCCGGAGGTCCTGCAGAAGAAAGGTTATGGAATGGAATGTGACTG GTGGTCGCTCGGTGCTATTATGTATGAAATGCTCATCGGTTATCCGCCTTTCTATTCTGATGATCCCATGTCAACATGTAGGAAG ATAGTAAACTGGAAAAATCATTTAAAGTTTCCTGAAGAAGTAAAGCTATCTCGGGAAGCCAAAgatattataagcaaactcctTTGCAATGTCACGGAGAGACTTGGTTCCAACGGTACAGATGAAATAAAG GTCCACCCGTGGTTTAAAGGGATAGATTGGGATAAAATCTATCAGATAGAAGCTGCTTTTATTCCTGAAGTCAATGATGAATTAGACACCCAAAACTTTGAAAAGTTTGAAGAG TCtgaatctcaatctcaaagtgCGTCAAGATCTGGTCCATGGAGAAAG ATGCTCTCGTCTAAGGACATTAACTTTGTCGGGTACACGTACAAGAATTTCAAAGTCGTGAATGATTGTCAAGTGCCTGGAATGG TTGAACTGGAGAAGACAACTAGCAAGCCCAAGAAGCCAACAATCAAATCACTGTTTG GGGACGAGTCAGAAACATCGGAAGAGAACTCATGA